A genome region from Pirellulales bacterium includes the following:
- a CDS encoding glycosyltransferase family 2 protein — translation MTIPSISAIVTAHNEGEELRRTLNSLVENTRGLCEVIVVDDGSVDGSCLAVATDLIRVIRHEQRIGVAYSRDEGSRAATGDVLCYLDGHHRLGRGCLDRCAEVAIEQRAIVSPDIKGYGLVGWRLHGANFQLCPTNGYFSARWRQWFQLPGISPVSALRAPPYLMPRSLYPEIAWSRSLGGWGASEASLVVKSFFKGIRILHFAGPLARHRFQRSFPYETTWDGVWRNHAIIARVCFDDSTWFRYWLPKVFAPHLSEEARHIVESAEVLAEHQEFQASKKRTDRQFWTDLSHTAPPAGI, via the coding sequence GTGACGATCCCGAGCATCTCCGCTATTGTCACGGCCCACAACGAAGGCGAGGAACTGCGTCGTACGCTGAATTCGCTGGTTGAAAATACCAGAGGACTGTGCGAAGTGATTGTCGTCGACGACGGCTCCGTCGATGGGTCCTGTCTGGCGGTGGCTACAGACTTGATCCGCGTTATCCGACACGAGCAGCGTATCGGTGTGGCATATTCTCGCGACGAGGGATCTCGCGCAGCAACGGGCGATGTGTTGTGCTATCTCGATGGGCACCACCGCCTGGGCCGCGGCTGTCTCGATCGTTGCGCCGAAGTAGCGATCGAGCAGCGTGCCATCGTTTCGCCCGATATCAAGGGATACGGTCTCGTCGGCTGGCGGTTGCACGGTGCCAACTTTCAGCTTTGCCCGACAAACGGATATTTCTCCGCTCGCTGGCGGCAGTGGTTCCAGTTACCAGGGATTTCGCCTGTGAGTGCCCTGCGGGCTCCGCCCTATCTTATGCCCAGGTCGTTGTACCCTGAGATCGCCTGGAGCAGATCCCTCGGCGGCTGGGGCGCGTCGGAAGCCTCGCTGGTCGTGAAATCCTTCTTCAAGGGAATCCGCATTCTGCACTTTGCGGGTCCGCTCGCGCGGCATCGATTTCAAAGGTCATTCCCCTATGAGACGACGTGGGATGGCGTGTGGCGCAACCACGCCATTATCGCCAGGGTCTGTTTCGACGACTCCACGTGGTTCCGATACTGGCTGCCGAAGGTCTTCGCACCCCATCTAAGCGAAGAAGCACGCCACATCGTCGAAAGCGCCGAGGTGCTGGCCGAGCATCAGGAGTTCCAGGCCTCGAAGAAGCGCACCGATCGGCAATTCTGGACCGACCTATCACACACGGCGCCGCCAGCCGGCATATAA
- a CDS encoding protein kinase — protein MSRDDSTSLQSNESLGVLRHVDDVCTRFERTLGHSTAPSIEELLASVDPGLRERLLRELLALEMDYRAQTGEALTLEYYRERFPQSGPLVKFLYYEYFVPAHIAEYSIQRLLGRGGFGVVFQGWDTRLMRNVALKLFRRDPLKPRSRHGGLLAEARSAAQLRHAGVVAVHAIQSDADGDEFLVLEYVDGQSLEEVLRSEQMSPRDVARVMLEVVQALQHAHQQGLIHRDLKPANILLDREMRPHVTDFGLAVSFAALPHTQELAGTLAYMAPEQAAGETHRLDARTDLWAVGVILYRILAGALPFTGRTSQELLSAICHTEAAPVRDIAPQVPPELARIIQRCMAKRISERYASAANLADDLAAFLSGKNESDVATADAEDSTAIIVPKGLRCFDGNDRDFFLDLVPGPRDRYGTPSAVLFWQRHLQEVDAHETFRVGLLYGPSGCGKSSLVRAGILPRLPRTVKAIVVEGARDETELVLIRELRRRFPEMSADLTLPEMLHELREGPWLAEGEKLVLIFDQFEQWLHGWRRDGAAQLVEMLRQCDGARVQSLILVRDDFWMPATRFFQELDVPLVEGFNTCAVDLFDRTHAIKVLAAFGVAYARLDAKSWRQPGPQRRFLERAVDELTEDGWIVPVRLCIFAEMIKSKPWSPATLENVGGAQGLGAAFLEEAFDGRSAPPMYRLHQKPARQVLERLLPPPGNDIRGHLVAESELQAVSGYEGRPEEFAALLRCLDQELRLITPSDAEPVLVPADDTTSHDHTSPRVYQLTHDFLVTAIRGWLHHMRRRTLRGRAELRLADYADAYSARQETRQLPSWWEWLSMLMLTQSRRWRSAERTMMHHATRHHALRIVLVAGAASLVGLFVYDRFEGVQADGLLQALVTSESRDVPQAAARLSEHRRWTRPRLAARLESHPNDPGQRVRILLGLLAVGESNTDELLERLLDADPPMAVAIADLLLRYDQLPQAETQLWSVAKDDRLPPTRRLHAIAALARLDPAARADQWQTIAAAAESLLLRDVTENPGHFNAWVDALMPVRTWLTGPLRQTFGGAANREADRLLAANILVQYVANETPELVELALQSTPKQFDIFARALERHADISQPHLIQEAQTVIPADASEEEKDRHARRQANAILLLRDLGQEQMLWPSLRHSPDPRVRSFLIDYLRHFLSAPDQFVQRLGHEEDAGVRQAIILVLGSTPKARPGTEQQAGLVESLLRVYRDDVDSGVHSAAEWSLRRLGHEAKLNQAVADLAEVGMRDLYRWYVTKNRITMIIFERPGSVQLGSLSSESDRDGSDESAWTCNMDWSFAISATEITQAQYIDVCPTYKEPFNQFAPERGSPANAVPWLNAVEFCRLLSEREGVPQDAMAIPPVEELKRMPYPDFHARAGYRLPIEAEWEIACRAGTVTPRFYGYDPNLLSQYSCYINDSSGQTWRVAFGLPNSAGLFDVLGNISEWCYDSFVTHPVRLPTSAGYSPLARYALRGNDYGAKARTLRAANRRPALSGDLQYSIGFRIAHTILSKSVD, from the coding sequence ATGAGCCGCGACGACAGCACCAGTTTGCAATCAAACGAGTCGCTCGGCGTGTTGCGGCACGTAGACGACGTTTGTACTCGTTTTGAACGCACGTTGGGACATAGCACCGCGCCGAGCATCGAAGAACTGCTCGCCAGCGTGGATCCCGGTCTGCGCGAACGGCTATTACGCGAGTTGCTGGCGCTGGAAATGGACTACCGAGCGCAAACGGGCGAAGCGTTGACGTTGGAATATTACCGCGAGCGATTCCCTCAATCTGGCCCCTTGGTCAAATTCCTGTACTACGAATACTTTGTCCCTGCCCACATTGCCGAATACTCGATCCAACGCTTGCTGGGACGAGGAGGTTTCGGCGTCGTATTTCAGGGTTGGGACACCAGGCTCATGCGCAACGTCGCCCTCAAGCTGTTTCGCCGTGACCCGTTGAAACCTCGCAGTCGGCACGGCGGCCTGCTCGCCGAGGCCCGGTCGGCCGCCCAGCTAAGGCATGCGGGCGTCGTCGCGGTCCACGCCATTCAAAGCGATGCCGACGGCGACGAGTTTCTGGTGCTCGAATATGTCGATGGCCAGTCGTTGGAAGAGGTTTTGCGCAGTGAACAGATGTCGCCACGCGATGTCGCCCGCGTAATGCTGGAAGTCGTGCAGGCCCTGCAACACGCACACCAACAGGGGCTAATACATCGCGATCTCAAACCAGCCAATATCTTGCTCGATCGAGAGATGCGCCCCCATGTGACAGATTTCGGACTGGCCGTGAGCTTCGCCGCTCTTCCGCACACGCAGGAGTTAGCTGGCACCCTTGCCTACATGGCGCCCGAACAGGCTGCCGGCGAGACGCATCGACTGGACGCGCGAACGGATCTGTGGGCCGTAGGGGTGATCCTGTACCGGATCCTGGCGGGTGCGTTGCCATTTACAGGTCGAACTTCACAGGAGTTGCTGTCGGCAATCTGCCATACCGAAGCGGCGCCCGTGCGCGACATCGCGCCCCAGGTACCGCCAGAACTGGCACGTATCATTCAGCGGTGCATGGCAAAACGGATCAGCGAACGATACGCATCGGCCGCCAATCTGGCCGATGATCTGGCCGCCTTTCTAAGCGGCAAAAACGAGAGCGATGTCGCTACGGCAGACGCGGAAGATTCGACTGCGATAATCGTACCCAAAGGGCTGCGGTGCTTCGATGGTAATGACAGAGATTTTTTCCTTGATCTCGTCCCTGGCCCCCGCGACCGTTACGGCACGCCGTCCGCGGTGTTGTTCTGGCAACGTCATTTGCAAGAGGTTGATGCCCACGAGACATTTCGAGTTGGTCTCCTTTACGGTCCGAGTGGTTGCGGCAAGTCATCGCTGGTCCGCGCCGGCATCCTGCCGCGGCTGCCGCGCACGGTGAAGGCCATTGTGGTCGAGGGCGCGCGCGACGAAACGGAACTGGTGCTAATTCGCGAGCTGCGCCGACGCTTTCCCGAAATGTCCGCCGATCTTACGCTGCCCGAGATGCTGCACGAACTGCGCGAAGGACCGTGGCTGGCCGAGGGCGAGAAGCTGGTGTTGATCTTTGACCAGTTCGAGCAATGGTTGCACGGCTGGCGCCGTGACGGCGCCGCGCAGCTGGTGGAAATGCTACGCCAATGTGATGGCGCCCGCGTTCAATCGCTGATCTTGGTGCGCGACGATTTCTGGATGCCGGCGACGCGATTCTTTCAAGAGCTCGATGTGCCACTCGTTGAAGGTTTCAACACCTGTGCGGTCGATCTTTTCGACCGCACGCACGCGATCAAGGTACTAGCGGCATTCGGCGTGGCCTACGCGCGGCTCGATGCCAAATCCTGGCGGCAGCCGGGGCCGCAGAGACGATTTCTGGAGCGGGCGGTCGACGAGCTGACCGAGGATGGCTGGATCGTTCCCGTCCGACTGTGCATTTTCGCCGAGATGATCAAGTCGAAGCCGTGGTCGCCGGCCACGCTAGAAAATGTTGGCGGGGCGCAGGGGCTGGGGGCGGCGTTTCTAGAGGAAGCGTTCGACGGCCGTTCGGCGCCCCCCATGTATCGCCTGCATCAAAAGCCTGCACGGCAGGTATTGGAAAGATTGCTCCCCCCGCCGGGCAACGATATTCGCGGACATCTGGTGGCCGAATCCGAATTGCAGGCCGTATCAGGATACGAAGGACGGCCGGAAGAATTTGCCGCACTGCTGCGCTGTCTGGATCAGGAGCTGCGCCTGATAACCCCCTCCGACGCCGAACCGGTCCTCGTGCCTGCCGACGACACGACTTCGCACGATCACACGTCGCCGCGCGTGTACCAACTTACTCACGATTTTCTGGTGACCGCCATCCGCGGCTGGCTGCACCATATGCGTCGGCGTACTCTGCGCGGGCGCGCAGAGTTACGACTTGCCGACTACGCCGACGCCTACTCGGCGCGGCAGGAAACGCGGCAGCTCCCTTCCTGGTGGGAATGGCTGAGCATGCTGATGCTTACGCAATCGCGCCGCTGGCGCAGTGCCGAGCGGACGATGATGCACCATGCCACGCGTCATCACGCCTTGCGGATCGTGCTCGTGGCAGGCGCGGCCAGCCTGGTCGGGCTCTTTGTCTACGATCGGTTCGAGGGCGTCCAGGCCGACGGTCTATTGCAAGCTTTGGTGACGAGCGAAAGCCGCGACGTACCCCAGGCTGCCGCTCGGCTCAGCGAACATCGACGATGGACCAGGCCCCGCCTGGCGGCAAGGCTGGAGTCGCACCCGAATGACCCAGGTCAACGCGTGCGGATACTGCTAGGCCTACTTGCCGTCGGAGAATCTAACACTGACGAATTGCTCGAGCGCTTGCTGGATGCCGACCCGCCGATGGCGGTGGCGATTGCTGACCTGCTGCTTCGTTACGACCAACTTCCCCAGGCAGAGACGCAATTGTGGTCCGTGGCGAAGGACGATCGTCTGCCTCCGACGCGACGATTGCACGCAATCGCGGCGCTGGCCCGTCTCGATCCGGCCGCGCGCGCGGACCAATGGCAGACGATAGCCGCTGCGGCTGAATCTCTACTCTTGCGCGATGTCACGGAAAATCCCGGGCATTTCAATGCCTGGGTCGACGCATTGATGCCGGTGCGAACGTGGTTGACGGGGCCGTTGCGTCAAACCTTTGGGGGCGCCGCGAACCGAGAGGCAGATCGCTTGCTCGCCGCCAACATTCTCGTTCAGTACGTCGCCAACGAAACTCCGGAGCTCGTTGAGCTCGCCTTGCAATCGACTCCCAAGCAATTCGACATCTTTGCCAGAGCCCTCGAGAGGCATGCCGACATTTCCCAACCCCATTTAATCCAAGAGGCTCAAACGGTGATTCCCGCGGATGCCTCGGAAGAAGAGAAAGATCGGCATGCGCGGCGGCAGGCGAACGCAATTTTGTTGTTGAGGGATTTGGGCCAGGAACAGATGCTCTGGCCCTCTCTGCGGCATTCCCCGGACCCGCGCGTACGCAGCTTCCTCATCGATTATCTTCGTCATTTTCTTTCCGCTCCGGACCAATTCGTGCAGCGGCTTGGCCACGAAGAGGATGCGGGCGTTCGGCAGGCAATCATTCTCGTGTTGGGAAGCACACCGAAGGCGCGGCCTGGAACTGAGCAGCAGGCAGGGCTGGTAGAGTCGCTGCTGCGCGTCTATCGCGACGACGTCGACTCGGGTGTCCATAGTGCTGCCGAGTGGTCGCTACGACGGCTGGGACACGAAGCTAAGCTCAACCAGGCGGTCGCCGACCTGGCGGAAGTTGGAATGCGAGATTTGTACCGGTGGTACGTGACAAAGAACCGCATCACGATGATCATTTTCGAGCGACCCGGCTCGGTCCAACTGGGCTCGCTCTCAAGCGAATCTGATAGGGACGGTTCGGACGAGTCGGCCTGGACCTGCAATATGGACTGGTCGTTTGCAATTTCCGCCACCGAGATAACTCAAGCCCAGTACATTGACGTTTGTCCGACGTACAAGGAGCCCTTCAACCAGTTTGCCCCTGAGCGCGGCAGTCCGGCAAACGCCGTCCCCTGGCTCAACGCGGTTGAGTTCTGCCGCTTGCTCAGCGAGCGGGAAGGGGTGCCGCAGGACGCGATGGCGATTCCTCCCGTTGAAGAGTTGAAAAGGATGCCGTACCCCGATTTTCATGCACGCGCAGGTTATCGCCTTCCCATCGAGGCAGAATGGGAAATCGCTTGCCGTGCCGGAACAGTTACACCGCGATTTTACGGTTATGATCCTAATTTACTTTCGCAATACTCGTGTTACATTAACGATTCCAGCGGCCAGACTTGGCGAGTCGCTTTCGGATTACCGAACAGCGCGGGGCTATTCGACGTCTTGGGCAACATCAGCGAATGGTGCTATGACAGTTTCGTCACTCACCCTGTCCGGCTCCCGACATCTGCAGGATACTCTCCCCTTGCACGCTACGCGCTACGCGGTAACGACTATGGCGCGAAAGCTCGCACGCTTCGCGCGGCCAACCGTCGGCCGGCCTTGTCAGGAGATTTGCAGTACTCAATTGGTTTTCGCATCGCTCATACGATTCTTTCCAAAAGTGTGGACTAA
- a CDS encoding glycosyltransferase family 2 protein: MLSTVIPVLNEVDSLAALHQELAEVATAEQIDIEIIFIDDGSTDGSWEVIARLAAADPRVRGIRFRRNFGKAAALSAGFHASRGDRIVTLDADLQDDPHEIPRFLNHMDLGFDVVSGWKQTRHDPWHKVLPSRVFNWMVSAMTGVSLHDHNCGMKSYRREIFDEVRLYGELHRFVPVLAHARGFKVSELVIQHRPRRFGQSKYGVQRIVKGFLDLLTVKFLTGFGQRPQHLLGTLGLFCFLVGGLGLTYLSIYWLRTQMYPELGLPPLHERPATLYSLGALLLGGQLMSIGFLAELITAYQGRDTDTYSIAEETPSREQPAGKSLHERSA, translated from the coding sequence ATGCTGTCTACCGTTATTCCGGTATTGAACGAGGTCGACAGCCTCGCGGCATTGCACCAGGAACTGGCCGAAGTTGCGACGGCCGAACAGATCGATATCGAGATCATCTTCATTGACGATGGTTCGACCGACGGTTCCTGGGAGGTAATTGCAAGACTGGCTGCGGCCGATCCGCGCGTGCGCGGCATCCGCTTTCGACGCAATTTTGGCAAGGCCGCGGCGCTGAGCGCTGGCTTTCACGCCTCACGCGGGGACCGCATCGTCACGCTCGATGCCGACTTGCAAGACGATCCGCACGAGATTCCGCGTTTCCTCAATCATATGGACCTGGGTTTCGATGTCGTCAGCGGCTGGAAACAAACCCGGCACGACCCCTGGCACAAGGTGCTGCCCTCGCGGGTTTTCAATTGGATGGTCAGTGCTATGACCGGTGTCAGTCTGCACGACCACAATTGCGGCATGAAGTCATATCGCCGCGAGATTTTCGACGAGGTCCGACTTTACGGAGAGCTGCATCGCTTTGTGCCGGTGCTGGCCCACGCTCGCGGGTTCAAAGTCAGTGAACTGGTCATTCAGCATCGGCCGCGCCGATTCGGGCAGTCGAAGTATGGTGTGCAACGTATCGTGAAGGGATTTCTCGATCTGCTGACCGTGAAATTTCTGACCGGATTCGGCCAACGCCCACAACATCTGTTGGGCACGCTGGGTCTGTTCTGTTTCCTGGTTGGGGGCTTGGGGCTGACCTATCTTTCGATCTATTGGCTGCGGACACAGATGTATCCTGAGTTGGGGCTGCCACCGCTGCACGAGCGACCCGCCACGCTCTATTCGCTCGGCGCGCTATTACTTGGCGGGCAGCTGATGTCGATCGGGTTTCTGGCCGAATTGATCACCGCTTATCAGGGACGCGACACAGACACCTACTCGATCGCCGAAGAAACCCCATCGCGCGAGCAACCGGCCGGAAAGAGTTTGCATGAACGCTCCGCCTGA
- a CDS encoding ECF-type sigma factor: protein MESHSVTRWIAQVKAGESLAAQRIFERYLSRLVQIARLRLVGSPQQVADSDDAVIVAFEKFLRYAKEGRFPQLDDRFDLWQVLLLVTDQTAIDQRRRMSAEKRTANLASFSTMDHHDEDHSESPWQPASPDPTPDFAVATAEQCRRLLGLLDDGLRRIAVAKVHGLTNTEISQQEKLSLRGVERKLHIIRKIWSAEINT, encoded by the coding sequence GTGGAATCGCATTCGGTAACAAGGTGGATTGCACAGGTGAAGGCGGGCGAATCGCTCGCCGCCCAGCGCATTTTCGAGCGGTATCTGTCGCGGTTGGTGCAAATTGCACGCTTACGTCTTGTCGGCAGTCCCCAACAAGTGGCCGATAGCGACGATGCCGTCATCGTGGCATTCGAGAAGTTCCTGCGATACGCCAAGGAAGGCCGATTTCCTCAACTGGACGATCGCTTCGACCTGTGGCAGGTGCTGCTGCTGGTGACGGATCAAACCGCTATTGATCAGCGGCGCCGTATGTCTGCGGAGAAACGAACGGCGAACCTGGCCTCGTTCTCGACGATGGACCACCACGATGAGGACCATTCTGAGTCCCCCTGGCAGCCGGCATCGCCTGATCCAACTCCTGACTTTGCCGTCGCCACGGCCGAACAATGCCGCCGCTTGCTAGGGTTGCTTGATGACGGACTGCGGCGGATTGCCGTGGCAAAGGTCCACGGGCTCACGAATACCGAAATCTCACAGCAGGAAAAGCTAAGCCTCCGCGGCGTCGAACGGAAGCTGCACATTATTCGCAAAATCTGGTCGGCCGAGATCAACACATGA
- a CDS encoding PQQ-binding-like beta-propeller repeat protein, whose protein sequence is MFPRVMRTAAACALMVGLVESGRGGSPTTGWPTFRGSQRTAASPDTGLLTAWPDGGPRLIWQTAGAGRGYSSLAIADGRIYTLGDAPSTASDEHEYLVCFDQADGKQLWKTKTGPAWNEGKPTWQSSRSTPTVDGDRVYVVTPHGALVCCSTDGQELWRKDLAKEFQGKKADGWGYSESVLVDGDRLVCTPGGPANTMVALDKVTGQTRWTTSRPEDRGAGHSSIVVAHVGATRVYVQATGSGAMGVRADDGKLLWTFDIEQTTAVIPTPIVRDDLVFFVAGYGRGGALLKQVPGAEGEITVEEIYPLKKELGNKHGGVVLVGDYLYGDSEDRGIPYCAELLTGDVKWRSRGAGHDSASLAAADGNLYIHYADGTMTLVKASPDAFEEVGHFEVPGSGERPSWSHPVVLDGKLYVREGDVIVCYDVRQ, encoded by the coding sequence ATGTTTCCTCGAGTGATGCGAACTGCGGCGGCGTGCGCTTTAATGGTTGGCCTGGTGGAAAGTGGGCGAGGAGGATCGCCGACAACTGGCTGGCCTACTTTTCGTGGCTCGCAGCGTACGGCCGCGTCACCCGACACGGGGTTACTAACGGCCTGGCCCGATGGCGGTCCAAGGTTGATCTGGCAGACAGCCGGTGCTGGGCGCGGTTATTCGAGCTTGGCGATCGCCGACGGCCGGATTTACACATTGGGCGACGCCCCTTCCACGGCCAGTGACGAACACGAATACCTGGTGTGCTTCGATCAGGCCGATGGCAAGCAGTTGTGGAAGACCAAAACGGGTCCGGCATGGAATGAGGGCAAACCCACCTGGCAAAGCTCGCGCAGCACGCCGACGGTCGACGGCGATCGCGTCTATGTCGTCACGCCTCACGGTGCTCTGGTCTGCTGCAGCACCGATGGGCAGGAGCTTTGGCGCAAAGATTTGGCCAAGGAATTTCAAGGCAAGAAGGCCGACGGCTGGGGCTACAGCGAGTCTGTGCTGGTCGACGGCGATAGGCTCGTATGCACGCCAGGTGGACCAGCCAATACGATGGTGGCGCTGGATAAAGTGACCGGCCAGACACGCTGGACAACGTCGCGTCCAGAGGATCGCGGAGCCGGGCACTCATCGATTGTCGTTGCCCACGTCGGTGCGACACGCGTTTACGTGCAAGCGACCGGCAGCGGAGCCATGGGCGTCCGCGCCGATGATGGCAAGCTGCTCTGGACGTTCGACATCGAACAAACCACGGCTGTTATTCCCACACCCATCGTTCGCGATGACCTGGTCTTTTTTGTCGCCGGTTACGGCCGCGGGGGCGCTCTCTTAAAGCAAGTGCCCGGTGCCGAGGGCGAGATTACGGTGGAAGAGATCTACCCACTGAAGAAAGAGTTAGGAAACAAACACGGCGGGGTCGTCCTGGTGGGGGATTACCTGTACGGCGATTCGGAAGATCGTGGCATTCCTTACTGCGCCGAGTTGCTGACGGGTGATGTAAAATGGAGGTCGCGAGGCGCCGGGCATGACTCGGCTTCGCTAGCAGCGGCTGACGGCAATTTGTACATCCACTACGCCGATGGCACGATGACTCTAGTGAAGGCCTCGCCCGATGCGTTTGAGGAGGTGGGCCATTTTGAAGTGCCAGGCAGCGGCGAACGCCCGAGCTGGTCGCACCCAGTCGTCCTTGACGGCAAGCTGTACGTCCGCGAAGGGGACGTGATCGTGTGCTACGACGTACGCCAGTAG